Proteins from a genomic interval of Osmia bicornis bicornis chromosome 11, iOsmBic2.1, whole genome shotgun sequence:
- the LOC114873933 gene encoding uncharacterized protein LOC114873933, which produces MILESILSCSYLFLTCGSCIYTLIRHSYVQYSKFLSHFVCACCGIATISTRSFIVFVYKLFLREYIFDPIIIQMEEERNKERCNVLYEILGTLSMASLIYSLYCHHGYCIIGVFVATSISIFDVFKLYEMSVPKPKVFRKHCINVKFCNYTKFNMFIWVLVSVCFAYSVGNNFALAANYPYLLTNWVFTPEGFYEGWTVRSTINDYMMAAYVICITEAFKF; this is translated from the exons ATGATACTGGAATCAATTTTATCATgttcttatttatttctaacaTGTGGATCCTGTATTTATACCTTAATAAGGCATTCTTACGTTCAATATTCGAAATTCCTTTCTCATTTTGTGTGTGCATGCTGCGGAATCGCGACGATTAGTACCCGATCCTTCATCGTTTTTGTGTACAAACTTTTCCTTAGAGAATACA TTTTCGATCCGATAATAATACAGATGGAGGAAGAAAGGAATAAAGAAAGGTGTAATGTTTTATACGAAATACTTGGCACTTTGAGCATGGCcagtttaatttattctttatattGTCATCATGGTTATTGTATCATTGGTGTTTTTGTTGCTACCAGCATATCAATTTTTGatgtatttaaattatacGAGATGAGCGTTCCGAAACCAAAGGTATTTAGGAAGCACTGTATTAAtgtgaaattttgtaattatacgaaatttaa TATGTTCATTTGGGTGCTCGTTAGTGTTTGTTTCGC gtATTCAGTAGGTAATAATTTTGCATTGGCAGCAAATTATCCTTACCTTCTGACAAACTGGGTATTCACCCCAGAAGGATTTTATGAAGGATGGACGGTGCGAAGTACTATTAATGATTATATGATGGCTGCTTATGTGATATGTATAACAGAagcatttaaattttaa